The DNA window GTGTCCCTCTTCCGTAGAATAGCTGATTGTCGTGCCAATGAGTAGTCCCGCATCCCATCGTCGAATGAGGTCTGTTTTTAACAAAGGAATGCGTTCCTTGAGAGTGAGCGCCTGAATGCGGACGCTGCGGCGAACTCGCCCCCCGACGGCTCGCGACATCGTGACACCCCCTACGAAGTGGAGCGAGAGGGGACCCGGGAGAGAAAAGTCGTGTCGGCCGAGGAGTTGGCCCTGCAGGTACGACAGCCGGTAGCGTTCGGACGTATAGCGCTGAGGGGTAGAGCGAGAAAAATGTCCCCCCTTCTGTACGAACAGCAGCTCGGGCTGAACAGCGATGTGGTCGGTGATCGGCACGACGAGAAAGGCGCCGGCGTGTAGGTCGAGCCGGACGTTGGTATTGGCCGAGGCCTCGCCTCCCGCGCTTACGAAGGGCACGGCGCTGTCGTTGAGAAATCCGAATGTTGGGCCAGTGCGGACGCCTACTCGTATGTGTTGCGACTGAACGCCGCTCACGGAAACGGTGATCAGGAGGAGAGTGACTACGGCCGTCCGCCCCCATAATGAGAGGGCACCGGGCGAGGGAGGGCACTGGCATCCAGGTGTACCGAAGGTCATACGGGCGAACGGCGAGCGTCGAAGAAGAGGAATGGAGGCTATTGTACAGCCTGGGTGGGGGCCCATTGGGGACTCAAGTGCGCCGGAAGCCCCCGAAACGAGCATCCCACATCATTTGCAGCGGGTCGTGTGGGTTGGGGGAGAGGGAGGAGGAAACAACGAACGCTCGAGAGTGAGGAGCGATTGTGACGGAGTAATAACGCACCGAACCTCACACCGGCGCGTTCCTTCACAAAGTCCTCTGAGGCTCCTCGGTCGCATCGAAGGAAGGATCCACATCCGTATTCCACTCGTCTGTCTTCACGCGTTACATGCTCCTATCTCGTCTTCCGATTCTCCTCACTCAGGCGGCCCCCACGTTCACCGTGGATATGTTCGTCGTGCTGGGGTTGATTGCCGCGGTGCTCGGCCTTTTTATCTCGGAAATCGTCCCCATTGACATCACGGCACTCGGCACGATGGTCGCGGTCATTCTCCTGGAGCCGTGGACGGGGGTCGGGCCGGCAGACGGCGTCTCGGGCTTTGCCAGCACGGCCACCGTCACGGTCCTCGCCATGTTTATTCTGAGTGAGGGCATTCGGCGTACCGGGGTGCTTCGGCGCCTGGGCAATCGGATTGTGGAGTGGGCAAAGGGGAGCTTCTACAAACAGTACGGTGCACTCATCGGCCTTTCCGGCACCACGGCGGGCGTCATCAACAACACGCCGGTGGTAGCCATGATGATTCCGATGGCGGTCAACCTGGCCCGTCGCACGAAGCTTTCCCCCTCGAAGCTGCTGATGCCCATTTCGTTTGCCTCCATGCTTGGGGGCATGCTCACGCTCATCGGGACCTCTACCTCCATCCTGGCGAGTGACGTGAGCGCACGACTGTTGGGGCACCCGTTCTCAATGTTCGAATTTACGGCGCTGGGGGCGATTGTCCTCGTGACGGGATGGATCTATCTTCTGACCGTGGGGCATCGGCTCGTTCCGGAGCGCATTAAGCCACAGGAAGATCTGACGGAGGAATTCGAGATTAGTGGATACCTGTCAGAAGTAGTGGTGACCGAGGAGTCTCCCTTGGTGGGCTATACGGTGCGGCAGGCCTTGGAGCAGTTGGAACTGGACGTAGACATCGTGCGCATGGAGCGAGACGGGAAGGCGTTCGCCGCCCCGCTGGGCAGCAAGCAGTTTCGTCCCGGCGACGAGCTTCTGCTCCGCACCAATCGCGACACGCTGATGCAGCTCATCCGAACGCAAAAACTGGAGCCCGAGGCGCGTACGAAGACGTTCCGGGAAAAGGACTTCGAGATCGAGCGGAAGGGGGAGGCGCTCGCAGAAATTGTATTGCTTTCCGACAATCCCCTCGTTGGGGAGACGCTCCGTACCATCACGTTTGCTCAGCGGTTTGACGCGCTCGTGCTGGCCATTCGACGCAAGGGGGAGCTCCTCTATGACAATGTCGACCAGGTGCCCCTGCAGGGGGGGGACACGCTCCTCGTGCAGGCGTCTGGCCAGGCCCTCAAACAATTCGAGCGCGGCCGGTCGTTCGTCGTCATTCAGGCCGACGAAGAGGCTTCCTTTCGAACCGAGAAGCTTCCGCTGGCACTTGGCATTATCGGGCTGGTGGTGGGCCTCGCGGCGCTGGAGGTGGTGCCCATCATGGTATCGGCGCTCGGCGGCATCGTGGCGATGGTCGCGACCGGGTGCGTGCGGCCCAATGAGGTGTACGAGGCGGTGGACTGGAGCGTGATTTTCTTACTGGCCGGCCTCATCCCGCTGGGAATGGCGATGGAGCGCTCCGGCACGGCGGCGTATCTGGCTACGGCCATCACGGATATAGGGACGTCCTTGCCGGCGCTGGTGCTCCTGTTTGTGTTTTACATCGTCACCTCGCTGGTCACGCAGGTGATCAGCAACAATGCCAGCGTCATTTTGATGATTCCGATGGCCGTGGAGGCAGCGCAGATCACGGGGGCGGATCCGTTCTCGTTCGTTCTGGCCGTTACGTTCGGCGCGAGCTGCGCCCTCCTCACGCCCATTGGGTACCAGACCAATCTCATGGTCTACGGCCCGGGCGGCTACCGCTTCACGGATTTCGTGCGAATGGGGGCGCCCCTTCAACTGCTCCTCGCGTTCGTGACCTGCGGCGGCATCTGGGCGATTTGGGGCGTGTAGGGAAGGGGACGCGGTGCGTTAGGGGTTGTGCGTTGCCGTGGTAGGACAGTGGACATGGAGGTCGCCGGGGCCGTTCTGCTCGATCTCCACGTCCGCCACGGATGAGACCACGGCGTCGGCCGCCGACAGGTTTTCAGCTCCCGTCGCTGTCGCAACTCCAATGACGGTGGCACCGGCCTGTTGGGCAGATGCCACCCCTGCCGGGGCGTCTTCAAGAACCACACAGCGCTCTGCCTCCACCCCCAGTCGTTTGGCAGCGAGAAGGTACGGGTCCGGGGCTGGCTTGCCGTTCTCGATGTCGTCGGCCGTCACCATGGTGTCGGGGATGGGAAGGCCAACGTGCGACAGCCGCCCGGTCGCCGTACGGAAGCGTCCACTCGTCGCGATGGTCCAGCGCTCGTCGGGCAGATCCTCCAGCATTTTCTTCGCGCCGTCGAACCGGCGAAGCGCCTCGGGGGCAGTGTCGAGCGTTCCGCTCATGCGTTCGGTTTCGGCGTCGGCATCGAGGTGAGGCGCTACCTCTTGAATCACCTCGAACGCCGGCCGGCCGTGGTACACAGCCTCCACCTCTTCGAACGGAATGCCCCGGTGCTCGGCCCACGCTCGCCACTGTTGCTCCACCGCGGCCTCGGAGTCGACGAGCACGCCGTCGAGATCGAAGATAATGGAATGGCACGTCAAGGACATGGGAAAGACGGATTGGTGAGGGGCAGTTGTATGTTCGTAACGGGGGAGAACGGTGAGGGCTCCCGTCCCCGCGGGCGGACGACGAAAAGTCTTCTTTCGCACATCACAGTCAGATGCGGGGTCTACATTGCATCGGAGTGAGGCGTCTCGTTCGAGGACAACGAGGAGGCCTCTGCAGCCCATGTGCGTGCACTCCAGGCGGCGTGGCTGCGAAAGCCGCGGGACACGGCGCGAACAATACGGCTCCAGATCGTCTGTCCCCTGTTGGAGACGTAATGGGTCATGCGCTTCGTGGCGTGGCGTACGCGAGTCATGTTGGTTCTTTTGGATTGGGGAAGACCACCGTGCGGTTCCTTTCTTCAGCGCACCGAATCCTCCCCTGTCGAAGGAAGTTCGCCACAAAATCTGGTGTAAGCGATTCCTCCCCCTACGTTTCACCGGTCTTCTGCACTGTCTTCATCGAAAGCGCTCTCGCTGACAATGTCGTCCTCGGTTGGAAACGGTTCCCTCTTTTTGACGACAGATCGGGGGGCGCTTCTGTTTTTTTTTGGAGAACAAGGCCGGCACTGGGCTGCTGTGATGAGATGTGTTCTTCGAGGCATTGTGGGCTATCGTGAGAGAGAGGGCTGGGCTATGCAGCGCACGCGGCCGGTTGGAGCTTCCTTTCGTGAGGTCCGGCCCGCCGACCCGTCGCAGGTATGGAATAGCTCCGCCGGGGGCAACGGTCAAAGGGGGCGCCACGTCGAACAGGGAGGGAGCAGTGGTCAAGCAGGCCGGGCCTGGACGAAGGACATGCCATCGCCTCTTGAGGAGCGGCTGATTGTTTCACGCGGGCAGTGTCCGACGCTATTCAAGCGACACAAAAGCCAGCCCATTGTTCGGATTCATCGGCACCACGAGTTGATGCGCCTTGGGGTCGTAGCACATCGACGCCGCACTCGGAATGTTGCGGGCAATCAGCTCTGCGGACTCGCCGGGGCGAATGCGGGAAATGCCTCCCTGGGCGACACTGCTCACGTACTTCGTGCCATCGTCCATGATCACGAGACCGTCGCCGCCCGGCTGCGCGGCCTTTTCCGTTTTCAGCAGCTCTCCGTCCCGGGAGAACGTCAGGACCTCGTCGTTGCCGTAGTTGACGACGACAATATGCCCTGCCCGGTCGATGCCGAGGCCGTTGGGCTGGCGCAGCGGATCGCCCTGCGCGAAGACCTCTGGCGTGCCGTCCGGCGTAATTTTCCAGACGCGCCACGTCGACGGGTCCGGGTCCTGGCCCAGATCGCCGGTCTGGGTAACGTAGATGGTGCCGTCGTTCGTGACCTCAATGTCGTTGATCCAGGGGGCGTTCTCGATGCGAATCTCGCCGACGGGCGTGCCGGTCTTTAGGTCAAACTGGCGAACGACGGCCACGCTCGGATCGTCTTCGCTCGTCCCGCCGTCCTGGTCGGCCAGGTGAAGGGTCCCATTGGCGATGTCGCTGCCCAGCGGATGGTTCAGGGTGAGGGGCGGGTCCAGTTCGGCTCGCGCTGAGGGACTCTGCACACCGATCCACCGGGGTGTGCGCACCGAGCCGTCGTGGTTGATGAAGGAGATGAAGGCGTCGTTGGTGCGGGCGCTCTGGGGGGCGCCGCGGTTGGGCACCACAATCACGTCCCGCTCCGGGTCGTACGTGCAGCTCTCTGCGGAGTAGATGGCGCCGTAGACGGTGACGTTCGAGGAGGCCGGAGCGAATGACTGGTCGGCGCTGGGGACGGCCGGCGTGCCGACGGGATTTCCAACCGGGTAGGACGAGGGCGTTTCCTGGGCAAGTGCAGGCCCAGAGGCAATACCGATGAGGAAAAGGACGGTGATCGTGAGGGGGAGAGGTTGTTTCATGGAGAACCTAGTTTTGTCGTTATCGAAGTGTGGGGAGATTCGTCAAGGAAGGGAGGCAGGGGGAACTCCTTAGAGTCACTATCAAAACCGCCGCAAGGCCAATAAAAACACTATGGTCATGTCGCTCCAGGTCATCTAGATAGCCAGAACCCATCCAGTCGAAAGGGTAGGTTCTTACCCCCGTCGGATCGGCTCTGAGGTGAGTTCAGAGTGACGGGTCTGTCCCAGTTTTGTTGGAGGTTTTTTAGAAGGCCGGGGAGGGATCCCAGTGCTCGACCGACTCGGTGATGCCCGGTGGGGCGTCGTGCAACGGCTTGGCCGAGAGAGGAATCGGCAGTATACGGGTTCGTCTCCCAGAACCGAAAAATGCCCGCCCCAGGTTCCCGGGCGGGCATAATCGTTGCGGGCCGAATGCCTGACGTGTCGGGTCAGGCTCGGTCCTGCTGCTCCATGAATAGCTTATAGAGGTCCGGTGTAAGCTGGAGCGTGCGTCCTCGCTTCATCTCGTAGTCCGCCAGCACCCGCAGCGTGAGCCGCTGAACGCGCATGGAGGACTGCTCGGCGGTCAGTGCTCCGAGGCGCTGCATAATTTGGTCGCCGTTGGCGGAGCGATCGGCCACCTGTCGGAGAGCAGTAGCGGCCATAATGCGGTGCTCCAGCGTAGCGTCCGACTCGTAAAGATCGAAGAGGGCCGGAACGGTCGAGGAGAGGTCCACTGGTCGGGCGCCGTAGCTGATCGCGAGCAGGGTTTTCAGCGCAAGGTGCTTTTTTTGCTCAATGTCGGATCGAAGCAGATTCGCAGCCTGCTCCCCGTAATTCGCCTGCCACGTTGAGCGGTCAGGGGACGGAGGGGCCGAAACAGTAGACTGCGCTTCCACCGGCGCGACAAGCAGGAGGAACACAAAGAGACTGCCCATTATCGTGGGGACTACACGTCCGCACAGGCCCTGCGACGCGTCGGTCGAAGAAGAAAGAAACAGTGGTGTGTTCATCGGTCTAAGATACGGTGTGTGTTGGTAGCACGCGACAAAAAAGGGCGAGCCGACTAGGACCTGCTCCTACACAATTCCTGGTCGGAGGCCCTTTTTTGTTTTGAGTGAGCGTCAGGGACGCCTGTATTGATTCTGGGGTCTTGCAGCCGCTGCAGGCTTTTTTGGTTCGGGGCGTTCGACGAATTACACGCCCGAGACACGAGCGACACCCCATTACGTGCTCGTCAACATCTCGAAGGCAGAGATCGCACGCCGGAGGAGGCCTCGTGAGCGACTGCCCGCGCGAAATCGATTGATCGGAGCATCAGAGGTTCAGCCAGTACGTCAGCTTCAGGGTCAGCGAGCGGCGGCGGGGCGAGAAGCGGTCGGTGAAGTAATTGTCGTTGTACACGAGGTACAGGTCCGACAGCGGGGCAAAACGCCACTGCAGGCGGGAATTGACCCCAAACGTATTTCGCTGAGTGCTGTACTGCACGAGGGTGGACCAGAACAGCGACTTGCTGAACGTGATGTCTGCCTCCGGGGTCAACAGCCACAGGTCCGCGTCCGCGTACGGATCGGGCAGGCGAATGCGGTCGTAGTTTGCCCCCATGCTGAGGACGGCCCAGGGCTGAACGTTGAGATTGAGCTGCCCGCCGAACGAATACCGGTTTCCATTGAAAAAGCCCCCGACCGTCGACTCCGCGTTGAAGTAGAAGTCATTCGAGCTGTCCGACTCGTACTGGCTCGTGATCTGATTGAATCGGAAGCCTCTGTCGCCCGGAAGAGGGGCTCCGTCGTCCGACCGGGTGGGATCGAACCCGTTTGTTAGGAACACAAACCGATTGCTGTACTCCACCTCGAAGGAGGACTGGTCCGCAAACTCGGCACTCCACCCGGCCCGTAGGTGCTGGTCCGTCAGCTTGAAGTCGAGATTGGGGCGCCAGTAGTGAACAGTCGTGAGGTCAACGGTATGGTTGTTCACGAGGCCGGATTCGGGCCAGAAGGTACGGGAGATGCTCTTTCCGGACTTGAAGATGTCCTTCCGGGGGATAAACCCGAGATCCGACTGGTAGTCCTGCCCGACGTACACGAAATCGGCAATGCCGCTGTACGTCCGCGTGTTGTATTGCAGAAGGGATTGGGCCGAATAATTCCCGACGTAGTCGTCCGGCTGGAAGGACTTGTGCAGGTAGAAGGTGCCGGTCCAGACGTTGTCCGACGTGGCGAGGTTATAGTCGAGGCCGAGGACCCGGTTGTACTCTTCCTCTGGGGACACGAAGCCGTAGTCTCCGACCGTCTGCCGGTTGATGAAGAAGGCCCCGACGGTCGAGCGGGCAAAGACCCGCCGCTTCAGGGCCACCATCGCGTTGTTGTTCGAGGGGATCTGAAGGCCGCTGTTTTCGTCGGTCTGGATGTTGAGAACGCCGAGCCGCCAATCTTCGCTCAGGTTGCCGCTTAGCCGCGCACCGCCGAGAATCCGATTCTCGACGAACCGCCCCGTGCTGTCTCGCGCAATGCCGATGCGCCGGGAGAAAAAGGGGACGTCATCCTGAAACGGGCTTCCAAACTGGAAGAGATCGTTGTTGTCGATAAAGAACTGCCGTTTCTCGGGGCGGGAGATCTCGAAGCGGGTGACGTTGGTCACGAACTCGTCCGCCTCCACATTGGAGAAGTCGGGGTTGACCGTGAGGTCCAGCGTCAGCCCTTGCCCCACGTCCACTTTTGCGTCGCCGCCCATGCGGAACTGGTTGTCCGTCTCGCCGGGCACGAAATCCCGCTGCGTCCCCGTGTTCACGTACGGGATGACGGCGATTGGGGACGAGGACCCGCCCAGTGGCCGCTCGAACACCATTTCTCCGAGAAAGCCCAAATTGATCATGAGCTGGTTCTGTGGAACCCGGGACCAGACGCTGCGCTCGTTGACCTGAAAGTCCCACCGGTACCCCTGAAACCGCCAGCGCCGACTTCCTTCTGGATAAGAAAGCGAACTAAACGGAATGGCCATCTCGACGACATACTGGTCGTCGTGCCGCCGGCTCTCGGCGCGCCACTTCTCGTCCCAGGTGTCGTTGAAGTCGCCTCCTTCGTCGCCCCCGCCGGAGATGAGGGCCTCCCGCTTCACCCCGTACGGATTGACGCCGAAGAGATAGGCGTTGGTGCCGTTCCGGTAGGTGTCGAACATCACGGTGATGTTGTCGCTGGTGGTGCCGCTGAAGTCCCGCCGGAGGGTGGACACCACGTAGTCGTCCTCAGGCACTTCGGCGCGGGCGGCCACGTAGAGCGTGGTTTCGTTGTAAAGCATGCGCATCTGGGTGGGGTGCTCAGCCCGAGCCGTATCCGTGGGAAAGAACTGCCAGAAGTTGGTGGCCACGTCGGCCTGGCTCCAGACCGCCTCGTCCATTGCGCCGTCGACGGTAATGTTCCCGGAGATGTAGTTCACCTTGATCTGGCGCGGCGCGTCTTGCCCGAGTACAGACAGAGGATGGAGGAGAAGAAGGACAACAAGGAATCGTAAGGATCGGACCATCGGTGGGGGTTACTTTTGGAGTTGTGCGATTGACGCTCTTTGGAGGAGGAACACCGCAAACGGATACCATGAGAGACAACGGCTTACATCGGCGGCCGACTGCGGATCGCTGCCTTCGCTTAGCGGTCGATCATCTCCTGCGCATCCTCGCCGTACCGCGCCCCCTGAGGTTCGATGTTCGAAGCCGCCTCCTCGATCTCTTGTAGGTCCTCCTCGGTGAGCTCGATGTCTGCAGCCTCGACGTTCGATTCCAGGTGCTTGCGCTTCGTGGTGCCGGGAATGGGCACGATCCACGGCTTCTGGGCCAGGACCCACGCGAGTGCGATTTGGGCACGCGTCGCGTTCTTCTGCTCGGCCATCCGGCCAAGAAGCTCGACGAAGGCTCGGTTCGCTTCCCGATTTTCCGGCGACAGGCGCGGGACCGTGCTCCGGAAATCGTCGTCACTGAACTCCGTCGACTCGTCAATCTCGCCGGTCAAAAAGCCCTTGCCGAGCGGGCTGTACGGGACGAATCCGATGCCGAGCTCTTCGAGCGTCGGGATGATCTCGTCTTCGGGCTCGCGCCACCAGAGGGAGTACTCACTCTGCAGTGCGGTGACCGGCTGGACGGCGTGTGCTCGACGGATCGTATCGACGCCGGCCTCGGAGAGCCCGAAGTGACGGACCTTGCTTTCCTCAATGAGCTCGCCCACCGTCCCGGCCACGTCCTCAATCGGAAGTTGGGGTCGACGCGGTGCTGGTAAAGAAGGTCGATGTAGTCGGTCTGAAGCCGCTGGAGCATCCCGTCCACCGCCTTCCGGATGTGTTCGGGTCGGCTGTTGAGAGTGCCGCGGTTCTCGCCCGTGTCGAGGTCGATGTCGAATCCAAACTTTGAGGCAATGACCACCTCGTCACGAACGGGCGCGAGGGCTTCGCCCACGACCTTCTCGTTTTCGAACGGGCCGTAGACCTCCGCCGTGTCGAAGAAGGTCACACCAAGCTCGACCGCGTGCCGGATGAGCGAAACGGCCTTGTCTTTCTCGGTGGTCGTGCCGTACCCGAAGTTCAGGCCCATGCAGCCGTTGCCGACGGCCGAGACGTCCAGGTTGCTGTTTCCAAGGGTGCGCGTTTGCATAATGGGTTCTCGTCTGATTCCAAAAAGACAGTGTCGTGCGACTCAATAGGGGACCCGCTCATTCGACCACCGCCCCGATCTCAATACGCTCCAGCCAGGTGGTTACCGAATCGTGCACCTCTTTCCGCCGCTCCCCTTCGATCGCAAGGTAGATCCCATCTCGTTCCAGCCCCCCACGAGTGGAGAAGCCATCCAGCACATCAGACTCCGAACACATCTCGTCTACCATCCGAAAGCTGCTCCCCACTCCGTATCCCCCGTTGGTGTTGAACGGAATCACCGTGGTGCCGCTCAGATCGTGTTCGTGCAAGAAGCTCCTCATCGGCGGCGGCAACTGCATGTCCCAGGTCGGGAAGCCGAGAAAGACGGCATCGTATTCTCCGATATTCTCTATCTTTGTTTTGAGCGGCGGCACATATCCTCTCCCGTTCTCCCGGGCGACCTGTGACACGATTTCTTCGTAGTTCTTCGGGTAGGGCGTTTCGGGCTCCACACTCACCATTGTGTCGCCCACCTCCTCGCGAATGATCTCGGCGACGG is part of the Salinibacter sp. 10B genome and encodes:
- a CDS encoding porin family protein, with product MLVSGASGALESPMGPHPGCTIASIPLLRRSPFARMTFGTPGCQCPPSPGALSLWGRTAVVTLLLITVSVSGVQSQHIRVGVRTGPTFGFLNDSAVPFVSAGGEASANTNVRLDLHAGAFLVVPITDHIAVQPELLFVQKGGHFSRSTPQRYTSERYRLSYLQGQLLGRHDFSLPGPLSLHFVGGVTMSRAVGGRVRRSVRIQALTLKERIPLLKTDLIRRWDAGLLIGTTISYSTEEGHRVALGVRYNPGLRSVFSSTERSSKAKIAGLEDPPPLTRTPPPLRHDVITASLSYTKPLGW
- a CDS encoding SLC13 family permease, translated to MLLSRLPILLTQAAPTFTVDMFVVLGLIAAVLGLFISEIVPIDITALGTMVAVILLEPWTGVGPADGVSGFASTATVTVLAMFILSEGIRRTGVLRRLGNRIVEWAKGSFYKQYGALIGLSGTTAGVINNTPVVAMMIPMAVNLARRTKLSPSKLLMPISFASMLGGMLTLIGTSTSILASDVSARLLGHPFSMFEFTALGAIVLVTGWIYLLTVGHRLVPERIKPQEDLTEEFEISGYLSEVVVTEESPLVGYTVRQALEQLELDVDIVRMERDGKAFAAPLGSKQFRPGDELLLRTNRDTLMQLIRTQKLEPEARTKTFREKDFEIERKGEALAEIVLLSDNPLVGETLRTITFAQRFDALVLAIRRKGELLYDNVDQVPLQGGDTLLVQASGQALKQFERGRSFVVIQADEEASFRTEKLPLALGIIGLVVGLAALEVVPIMVSALGGIVAMVATGCVRPNEVYEAVDWSVIFLLAGLIPLGMAMERSGTAAYLATAITDIGTSLPALVLLFVFYIVTSLVTQVISNNASVILMIPMAVEAAQITGADPFSFVLAVTFGASCALLTPIGYQTNLMVYGPGGYRFTDFVRMGAPLQLLLAFVTCGGIWAIWGV
- a CDS encoding HAD-IA family hydrolase, with product MSLTCHSIIFDLDGVLVDSEAAVEQQWRAWAEHRGIPFEEVEAVYHGRPAFEVIQEVAPHLDADAETERMSGTLDTAPEALRRFDGAKKMLEDLPDERWTIATSGRFRTATGRLSHVGLPIPDTMVTADDIENGKPAPDPYLLAAKRLGVEAERCVVLEDAPAGVASAQQAGATVIGVATATGAENLSAADAVVSSVADVEIEQNGPGDLHVHCPTTATHNP
- a CDS encoding SMP-30/gluconolactonase/LRE family protein, with protein sequence MKQPLPLTITVLFLIGIASGPALAQETPSSYPVGNPVGTPAVPSADQSFAPASSNVTVYGAIYSAESCTYDPERDVIVVPNRGAPQSARTNDAFISFINHDGSVRTPRWIGVQSPSARAELDPPLTLNHPLGSDIANGTLHLADQDGGTSEDDPSVAVVRQFDLKTGTPVGEIRIENAPWINDIEVTNDGTIYVTQTGDLGQDPDPSTWRVWKITPDGTPEVFAQGDPLRQPNGLGIDRAGHIVVVNYGNDEVLTFSRDGELLKTEKAAQPGGDGLVIMDDGTKYVSSVAQGGISRIRPGESAELIARNIPSAASMCYDPKAHQLVVPMNPNNGLAFVSLE
- a CDS encoding carbohydrate binding family 9 domain-containing protein produces the protein MVRSLRFLVVLLLLHPLSVLGQDAPRQIKVNYISGNITVDGAMDEAVWSQADVATNFWQFFPTDTARAEHPTQMRMLYNETTLYVAARAEVPEDDYVVSTLRRDFSGTTSDNITVMFDTYRNGTNAYLFGVNPYGVKREALISGGGDEGGDFNDTWDEKWRAESRRHDDQYVVEMAIPFSSLSYPEGSRRWRFQGYRWDFQVNERSVWSRVPQNQLMINLGFLGEMVFERPLGGSSSPIAVIPYVNTGTQRDFVPGETDNQFRMGGDAKVDVGQGLTLDLTVNPDFSNVEADEFVTNVTRFEISRPEKRQFFIDNNDLFQFGSPFQDDVPFFSRRIGIARDSTGRFVENRILGGARLSGNLSEDWRLGVLNIQTDENSGLQIPSNNNAMVALKRRVFARSTVGAFFINRQTVGDYGFVSPEEEYNRVLGLDYNLATSDNVWTGTFYLHKSFQPDDYVGNYSAQSLLQYNTRTYSGIADFVYVGQDYQSDLGFIPRKDIFKSGKSISRTFWPESGLVNNHTVDLTTVHYWRPNLDFKLTDQHLRAGWSAEFADQSSFEVEYSNRFVFLTNGFDPTRSDDGAPLPGDRGFRFNQITSQYESDSSNDFYFNAESTVGGFFNGNRYSFGGQLNLNVQPWAVLSMGANYDRIRLPDPYADADLWLLTPEADITFSKSLFWSTLVQYSTQRNTFGVNSRLQWRFAPLSDLYLVYNDNYFTDRFSPRRRSLTLKLTYWLNL
- a CDS encoding flavodoxin, with product MKVGSARATPRSDDVLIVYLTRTGNTKAVAEIIREEVGDTMVSVEPETPYPKNYEEIVSQVARENGRGYVPPLKTKIENIGEYDAVFLGFPTWDMQLPPPMRSFLHEHDLSGTTVIPFNTNGGYGVGSSFRMVDEMCSESDVLDGFSTRGGLERDGIYLAIEGERRKEVHDSVTTWLERIEIGAVVE